GCAGAGCGACGTGTGCTCGATAGCAGTAGACCACCCACGAGTAAAACATCACCCACgacttttttatgaatttacgCGGAACTGGTTCGTCTTCGATTGCGCAATTTCCAGAAGCGCCGGTCCCTCGACGTGTGATGAATCGAGATCGTGTTCTGCGCCGTTCTCGCGCCGCTCTTGTCCGGCATATACATTCTCAACAATCGCGCCGCCCTCTCCTCCTGCGATCTATCCGCCGCTTTTCCGCTCAAGAAACTCAACAGTTTCATGCTCCGTCTCTTTAGTCTTAACCTGTTCAAGAAGTTCGTCTCGCTGGTGCTAGGCGGACTTGCCCTTCCGTTCTGATCGTCCGAGTCCTCATCGAACCTCCTCGATCTTCTCAGTTCGAACCGTCTTCTATTTCTATGTCCTCTCCTCTCGCTTGTCTCTTCGGAATCTTCCCTCTGCATTATCTCCCGCCTCCTCTCCGCGTTCATCTTCTCGGCGTTACGCGAACTGGTCTCTTCTGCTCTTCTCGCGACGGCTTCCAATTCCCTCAGACGTTCGGCCTCCCTGAAACTCCTGGAACTAGGAGAACCGGTCGCTTCCGATTGCGCGTTCGCGTCCGCGTCCACGTCCGACAGCTTGCGATGTAGATCGACGATCTTTCGGCGAAACTCCTCATCCTCCTGGCTCAGCTTGGCGAAGACGCGGTCACGCTCATCCGCGTTCGCACCGACGCTCGACTTGGACGTCGTTTGAAACCGCTGTCACCACCACCCGACCTGGTGCTTGCCGCTGCCAGGCGAATCCTCTTCCTCCGGCAGCGGCTCCAGCCGTCTCCTGCCCAGGAAGCAGCGCAACGAGCCCAGACTACCGCCGCCGCCCAGCAGCTGATCCATGCTCAGCTCCGGCAGCGAGCAGTCCTCGTTCTCCGATTCCTGATCGGCGTCATCCTCCACGGACAGGTTTAGGCCGTAGTTGTCCTCGCCGATGGCGCTGGCGCCACCCGCACCGCTGCTACTGCAGCCGTTCGGCGGCGGCTAGGGAAGTCAGGTACAGCTCGGGCTAGTGAttctttgcaaaaagaaaaacagaaggCAAGCGTTGTCATGCAGGCAGGCGTGCGAAGCTTACGGGCTATTATTGTTACTGTGTTTCCATGTCATAAATATCTACACCGAGACACCGGGGcttgtattaataaatcagaAACAAATTGGAagtattttttgatagatgatcatgaaattaagataatt
This DNA window, taken from Linepithema humile isolate Giens D197 chromosome 7, Lhum_UNIL_v1.0, whole genome shotgun sequence, encodes the following:
- the LOC137001062 gene encoding uncharacterized protein C05D11.13-like; its protein translation is MSLSDVDADANAQSEATGSPSSRSFREAERLRELEAVARRAEETSSRNAEKMNAERRREIMQREDSEETSERRGHRNRRRFELRRSRRFDEDSDDQNGRASPPSTSETNFLNRLRLKRRSMKLLSFLSGKAADRSQEERAARLLRMYMPDKSGARTAQNTISIHHTSRDRRFWKLRNRRRTSSA